The window GTTATCCATGGAAACGCTGCTGATCAGTATTACCATGCGGATTCTGTCGATCATTATAACCGTTATTTTATACGGAAGAATGATAGAGATTTACCTTTATACTTCCATAGCACCAATTCCGTTTGCCACCATGACCAATAAGGAATGGGGCAATATCGGAAACAACTATTTAAAAGGCTTGTTCGCACTGGCATTTCAGGGATTCTTCATGATGGTCTGTGTGGGAATTTATGCAGTTTTAGTAAATGCAATGACCATATCCAGTGACCTTCATGCAGCAATGTTTTCAGTAGCGGCTTATACCGTGATTCTTGCATTTTCATTATTCAAGACCGGAAGCCTTAGCAAATCAATATTCAATGCCCACTAACAGGCAGGAAAGGAGCACATACATGGCGTATGTACCAGTACCCAAAGACCTTACAAAGGTCAAAACAAAAGTAGCGTTAAATCTGACAAAGCGGCAGCTGATTTTCTTTTCACTTGCCGCAGTTGCGGGAATTCCGTTTTATCTGTTCATGAGAAAACCAATCGGTTCCAGTATCGCAGCCATCCTGATGGTAACGATCATGCTTCCGTTTTTCTTCATGGCAATGTATGAAAAAGACGGTCTTCCCTTTGAAAAAGTGGTGGCAAATATCATTCGACAGAAGTTTATCTGTCCGGCAGTAAGACCATATAAGACAGAAAATTTTTATCAGGAGATTTCCACCCTTGTAAAAAAGGAGGGTGTGCCGGATGGCAAAAAAGACAAAGCAGGAGGCTCAGCAGGAGCGTCTGTCCCTGGCGGAAAAAAGAAACCGTCAGGAAAGAAGAAACAAAAAAAGCAGAAAAGAAAGAGAACAGGAAAAGCGTAGGAAGAAGCAGGAACGGGACCGCAGGAAACAGAAAAACATTCCTACAACAGCACAGCAGAGTATTCCGTATATTCGGATGCTGCAGGATGGTATTTGCCAGGTGACAAAGACCTTTTTCTCTAAGACAATTCAGTTTTATGACATCAACTATCAGCTTGCTTTAAATGAGGATAAAACCACGATATTTGAAAATTACTGTGATTTCTTAAATTACTTTGATTCTTCCATCAGTGTGCAGCTGTCCTTTATCAATCAGCAGGTGGATGTGGCAGAATTTGAGAAAAGCATTGACATTCCTGATCAGAACGATGACTTCAATGCCATTCGTGAAGAGTACCGTACTATGTTGAAAAATCAGCTTTCAAAAGGAAATAATGGTCTGGTGAAGACAAAGTATATTACTTTTGGAATTGAAGCAGAGAGTTTGAAAGTAGCAAGACCAAGGCTTGAAAGAATCGAAACAGATATCTTAAATAACTTTAAGGTTCTGGGGGCACAGGCACATTCCTTAAATGGTCTGGAGCGGCTGGAGATTCTATATCATGTGTTCAACCAGGATCGAATTGAGCCATTTAAGTTCCAGTATAAGATGTTGCCGGAAACAGGATTGAAGACCAAAGATTTTATTGCACCGACTTCATTTAACTTTTCCAAGAATCAGACATTTTTGATGGGAAGAACGATGGGGAGCGTGAGTTACCTGCAGATTCTTGCACCGGAGCTGACAGACCGAATGCTTGCGGATTTTCTGGATGTGGATGACAGCATCAATGTT of the Luxibacter massiliensis genome contains:
- a CDS encoding PrgI family protein gives rise to the protein MAYVPVPKDLTKVKTKVALNLTKRQLIFFSLAAVAGIPFYLFMRKPIGSSIAAILMVTIMLPFFFMAMYEKDGLPFEKVVANIIRQKFICPAVRPYKTENFYQEISTLVKKEGVPDGKKDKAGGSAGASVPGGKKKPSGKKKQKKQKRKRTGKA